One stretch of Tenacibaculum sp. MAR_2010_89 DNA includes these proteins:
- a CDS encoding 4Fe-4S dicluster domain-containing protein, which produces MSNNNKKWFSLNLNSKHKQTTNSSSCGCGKTSGGCNSNTSKEELNEVEFFDAAINASIGEEKHRDGFEQVFDVKMDRRSAFKKLTASLLIGAGAVSSCTSVVSSDESKEKAQIDWEEQFKGNYKLMKDDEKKATVDRLVRSYQLRTGKTISMSSKNAEDDVLFGYAFNISKCQGYMDCVSACVEENNQDRNSQMEYIRIHEMKDGKGFNFNEADDNYYHEVPAEGHFYMGTQCFHCDNPPCVEVCPVQATWREKDGLVVVDYDWCVGCRYCMAACPYDGRRFNWSKPEVPEEEVNKNQHYLGNRMRKKGVMEKCTFCVQRSRAGKNPACVEACPTGARVFGNLLDPNSTIRWVLENKKVFRLKEDLGTEPKFWYFMD; this is translated from the coding sequence ATGAGCAATAACAATAAAAAATGGTTTTCTCTAAACCTAAATAGTAAACATAAACAAACAACGAACTCAAGTTCTTGTGGCTGTGGTAAAACTTCTGGAGGGTGTAATTCTAACACTTCAAAAGAAGAATTAAATGAAGTAGAGTTTTTTGATGCTGCTATAAATGCTTCTATAGGAGAAGAAAAGCATAGAGATGGTTTTGAGCAAGTTTTTGATGTTAAAATGGATCGCCGTAGTGCCTTTAAAAAACTAACCGCTAGTTTATTAATTGGAGCAGGAGCAGTATCTTCTTGTACAAGTGTAGTTTCTAGTGATGAATCTAAAGAAAAAGCACAAATAGACTGGGAAGAGCAATTTAAAGGAAACTATAAATTGATGAAGGATGATGAAAAAAAGGCTACTGTTGATAGATTAGTTCGTTCGTATCAATTACGTACTGGAAAAACAATTAGTATGTCTTCAAAAAATGCAGAAGATGATGTTTTATTTGGTTACGCTTTTAATATCTCTAAATGTCAGGGGTATATGGATTGCGTAAGTGCTTGTGTTGAAGAAAATAATCAAGATAGAAACTCACAAATGGAATACATCCGTATTCATGAAATGAAAGACGGAAAAGGCTTTAATTTTAATGAAGCTGATGATAATTATTACCATGAAGTTCCTGCGGAAGGCCATTTTTACATGGGTACACAGTGTTTTCATTGTGATAACCCTCCGTGTGTAGAAGTGTGCCCTGTACAAGCAACTTGGCGTGAAAAAGACGGATTGGTAGTTGTAGATTATGATTGGTGTGTTGGTTGTAGGTATTGTATGGCAGCTTGCCCTTATGATGGACGACGTTTTAACTGGAGTAAACCTGAAGTGCCAGAAGAGGAAGTAAACAAAAACCAACACTATTTAGGAAATAGAATGCGTAAAAAAGGAGTGATGGAAAAATGTACTTTTTGTGTACAACGCTCTAGAGCAGGAAAAAACCCAGCATGTGTAGAAGCATGTCCTACAGGAGCTCGTGTATTTGGTAATTTACTCGACCCTAATAGTACCATTCGTTGGGTATTAGAAAATAAAAAAGTATTCAGATTAAAAGAAGATTTAGGTACAGAACCTAAGTTCTGGTATTTTATGGATTAA
- a CDS encoding DUF6787 family protein, whose product MEKLKQRWGISSNWDVIAIFIVFAINGSFAAWVAKPITAYLGLSPETISPWIYWPLRILLIFPIYQTTLPIVGWLFGQFKFFWEFEKKFLGRLGLGFLFKSEEN is encoded by the coding sequence ATGGAAAAATTAAAACAACGCTGGGGTATTAGTAGTAATTGGGATGTAATTGCTATTTTTATTGTTTTCGCTATTAATGGTTCATTTGCTGCTTGGGTTGCTAAACCTATTACCGCTTATTTAGGTTTGTCACCTGAAACTATATCTCCTTGGATATATTGGCCTTTACGTATTTTACTAATTTTTCCGATATACCAAACTACTTTACCTATTGTTGGATGGTTGTTTGGACAATTCAAGTTTTTCTGGGAGTTTGAAAAGAAGTTTTTAGGACGTTTAGGGTTAGGGTTTCTTTTTAAAAGCGAAGAAAATTAG
- a CDS encoding alginate export family protein translates to MKINKYLSSILLLFITTLSYSQLKIDAELRPRAEYRHGFKTLFPNDANAAMFVSQRTRLNTSFSMDKLNFYISFQDVRVWGDVPQLNIADANGLSLQQAWAEILLDRNFSLKLGRQEVVYDDSRIFGNVNWAQQARSHDMALLKYKKNDFRIDVGLAFNQSKEGLVGTNLTTPKTYKAMQFAWFHKEWNNFSGSFLFLNNGLQSSTGLKYSQTIGTHIKTKVYGLDIVSNLYYQFGNDILNRDLSSYLLGLEANYKATDKIKLGLGMELLSGNDYNTSGNKNYAFTPFYGTNHKFNGLMDYFYVGNHANNVGLLDVYMKVNYKLNPKSSLTTFIHNFSAAADINTTVSKQLGTELDIVYGYKFTKEIGIKAGYSHMFPTEGMEILKGNNDNNTNNWGWVMVTIKPTLFSSKK, encoded by the coding sequence ATGAAAATAAATAAATATTTAAGTAGCATATTATTACTATTTATAACAACACTATCATACTCACAACTAAAAATAGATGCAGAGTTACGACCTCGTGCAGAATACAGACATGGATTTAAAACATTATTTCCTAATGATGCAAATGCAGCCATGTTTGTGTCGCAAAGAACAAGATTGAATACCTCTTTTTCTATGGATAAACTAAATTTTTACATTAGTTTTCAGGATGTAAGAGTTTGGGGTGACGTTCCTCAATTAAACATAGCAGATGCCAATGGTTTAAGTTTACAACAAGCTTGGGCAGAAATATTGTTAGATCGAAATTTTTCATTAAAGTTAGGACGTCAAGAAGTAGTTTATGATGATAGTAGAATATTTGGTAATGTAAATTGGGCTCAACAAGCACGTAGTCATGATATGGCATTGTTAAAATATAAAAAAAATGATTTCAGAATAGACGTTGGTTTAGCTTTTAATCAGTCAAAAGAAGGTTTAGTAGGTACTAATTTAACAACTCCTAAAACATATAAAGCAATGCAATTTGCTTGGTTTCATAAAGAATGGAACAATTTTTCAGGAAGCTTTTTATTTTTAAACAATGGTTTACAATCATCTACAGGTCTTAAATATAGTCAAACTATAGGAACACATATAAAAACTAAAGTATATGGATTAGATATTGTTTCTAATTTATATTACCAATTTGGTAATGATATATTAAATAGAGATTTAAGCTCTTATTTATTAGGGTTAGAAGCTAATTATAAAGCAACAGACAAGATCAAACTAGGTTTAGGTATGGAATTATTAAGCGGTAATGATTATAATACTTCTGGTAATAAGAACTATGCATTTACTCCTTTTTATGGAACTAATCATAAGTTTAATGGACTTATGGATTATTTCTATGTTGGTAATCATGCTAACAATGTAGGGTTATTAGATGTATATATGAAAGTAAACTATAAATTAAACCCAAAATCTAGTTTAACAACGTTTATTCATAATTTTTCTGCTGCAGCAGATATTAATACTACAGTTTCTAAGCAATTAGGTACAGAGTTAGATATAGTATATGGATATAAGTTTACTAAAGAGATAGGTATCAAAGCAGGGTATTCACATATGTTTCCTACTGAAGGGATGGAAATATTAAAAGGAAATAATGACAATAATACTAATAATTGGGGTTGGGTTATGGTAACCATTAAACCAACATTATTTTCATCAAAAAAATAA
- a CDS encoding S41 family peptidase, with the protein MKKPIRVFTKLLLITVFIISCNSKTEQKKSIAEAISVLPNATIKETIAYYYKLKEEYPTKYNFEKENELNTLGYQYLSNGKVSEAIEIFKLLVSEFPKSSNPYDSLGEAYKIAGNNELAIKNYEKSLALNSKNINAEDIINKLKYSKYDATRFGKKYKIKEYKDDLDELGRRLSEVNPNVYKFISKKDFWSAIESKKELITESTTFSDFLWYCSEIIANINCSHTSMGYFNQERKLIPIELRFPLEVKMINNKLYVSNSLINKEKVNLKDEIVAINGKSIEVIKLEIFKHISSQGNIETYKKNFLNAHSTSIIPYALGFPKSYNILLKGASNSIKLSPLKKYQNNFQKLPNYLCQETLCFNYSKDKKTAFITIRSFAYYGKRFKKFKTFIDNSFDSMAKMNIQNLVIDIRGNGGGPSDAGIYLLKYLSQTPFTYFSSSQFSESLDEIQPFSNNFKGATYITMDGNGGSTTGHFMSLVKHLKLATLIGEELGSNQFCTGGQKRLRLPNTGVIYSVARNTYITTATSFPIDRGIMPDHEITQSIDDYVNDIDTVMEYTLSLLQKKDK; encoded by the coding sequence ATGAAAAAGCCTATTAGAGTATTTACAAAATTGTTATTAATAACAGTTTTTATAATTAGTTGTAATTCTAAAACTGAACAAAAGAAATCTATAGCAGAAGCAATTTCAGTTTTACCTAATGCTACAATTAAAGAAACAATAGCATATTATTATAAGCTCAAAGAAGAATATCCAACTAAATATAATTTTGAAAAAGAAAATGAGTTAAATACACTTGGTTATCAATATTTAAGTAATGGAAAAGTAAGTGAGGCTATCGAAATATTTAAATTATTAGTTAGTGAGTTCCCTAAATCTTCTAATCCTTATGATAGTTTAGGTGAGGCATACAAAATAGCTGGTAATAATGAATTAGCTATAAAAAATTATGAAAAATCTTTAGCGTTAAATTCAAAAAACATTAATGCTGAAGATATTATTAATAAACTAAAATATAGTAAATACGATGCTACTCGTTTTGGTAAAAAATATAAAATTAAAGAGTATAAAGATGATTTAGACGAACTTGGTCGCAGATTATCAGAAGTTAATCCGAATGTTTATAAATTCATCAGTAAAAAAGATTTTTGGAGTGCTATTGAATCGAAAAAAGAACTGATAACTGAAAGTACTACTTTTAGTGATTTTCTTTGGTATTGTAGTGAAATAATAGCTAATATTAATTGTAGTCATACTTCTATGGGGTACTTTAATCAAGAAAGAAAATTAATTCCTATTGAATTACGATTTCCACTTGAAGTTAAAATGATTAATAATAAATTATATGTTTCAAATTCACTAATTAATAAAGAAAAAGTAAACTTAAAAGATGAAATTGTAGCTATTAATGGTAAGTCGATTGAAGTTATTAAGCTAGAAATTTTCAAGCATATTTCATCGCAAGGAAATATTGAAACGTATAAAAAAAACTTTTTAAATGCACATTCAACATCAATAATACCTTATGCATTAGGTTTCCCTAAGTCCTATAACATTTTATTAAAAGGAGCATCTAATTCAATAAAACTATCTCCTTTAAAAAAATATCAAAATAATTTTCAAAAACTGCCTAATTATTTATGTCAAGAAACTTTATGTTTTAACTATTCAAAAGATAAAAAAACTGCTTTCATAACAATTAGAAGTTTTGCCTATTATGGAAAACGGTTTAAAAAGTTTAAAACATTTATAGACAATAGTTTTGATTCCATGGCCAAAATGAATATTCAGAATTTAGTAATTGATATAAGAGGTAATGGAGGAGGTCCTTCTGATGCAGGAATTTATTTATTAAAATACTTGTCTCAAACTCCTTTTACATATTTTTCTAGTTCTCAATTTTCTGAAAGTTTAGATGAAATTCAACCCTTTAGTAATAACTTTAAGGGCGCTACTTACATTACTATGGATGGAAACGGAGGGTCTACAACTGGGCATTTTATGTCATTAGTAAAACACCTTAAATTAGCTACATTAATAGGAGAGGAGCTAGGCTCTAATCAGTTTTGCACTGGTGGTCAAAAGAGGCTGCGTTTACCTAATACAGGGGTTATTTATAGTGTTGCAAGAAATACTTATATAACTACGGCTACATCTTTTCCTATAGATAGAGGTATTATGCCTGATCATGAAATTACTCAATCTATAGATGATTACGTAAATGATATAGATACTGTAATGGAATATACATTAAGCTTACTACAAAAGAAGGATAAATAA
- a CDS encoding molybdopterin-dependent oxidoreductase — MDTSTTNRRSFIKKMAMLSAMTAAATMFPGILFAKDQEAGIPEGNFDWKKGPCRFCGVGCGILVGVENGKAIAVKGDPNSSVNKGLLCVKGYHQTMCIQSKDRLTHALVKKNGKYVKTPINEALDIVANKMKATIEEHGKDAVAMYTSGQSTIPEGYVASKFMKGAIGTNNLDCNARLCMASAVAGFLTTFGADEPMGCYEDFDHADYYITWGNNMAEMHPVLFSRMLEEKNRRGAKIIDFATRTTRSSMAANKSILFEPQTDLAVGNAICYEIINNGWVNNSFIEKYCSFSKGLTKMGYGLEDKYKFKDKPTKINFEEYKAFLEDYSPEKVSKLTKVSVKDIKYLAAIYGDPNKKVMSLWCMGVNQHTRGTWMNNIIYNIHLLTGKISQPGNSPFSLTGQPSACGTAREVGTFTHKLPKGVVMNPKHRVKAAKIWKVPVERIPSKPTYHATEMFRAVDRGDIKFIWTQAVNPLVSLPRTSRFRPGMEKESCFVVVSDVFPTPTSDVADVILPASWHIEKSGLYGNSERRTQHWNKMVEGPGETTPDAWMFIEVAKRMGYGDLFPYSKENHVEEIYNEYRQFHAGKKHNMAPLEVLKKESGAIWPYVDGKSTQWRFNAKYDPACSNGKDFHFYGKPDGKAVIWQRPYEPAPEVPDNEYPFWLNTGRVIEHWHTGSMTRRIPVLHKAMPNAYVEFHPDDAKRLNIRKGEKVKVSSRRGSCILPASINERGLPTKGQVFVPFFDENMLINDVTLDAFCPISKEPDYKKCAVKVEKA; from the coding sequence ATGGATACATCAACAACAAACAGAAGAAGCTTTATTAAAAAAATGGCAATGCTATCTGCAATGACAGCGGCAGCAACTATGTTTCCAGGTATATTATTTGCAAAAGATCAAGAAGCTGGAATTCCTGAAGGCAATTTTGATTGGAAAAAAGGACCATGTAGATTTTGTGGTGTTGGCTGTGGTATTTTAGTAGGAGTTGAAAATGGTAAAGCAATTGCAGTTAAAGGTGATCCAAATTCTTCAGTAAATAAAGGATTACTTTGTGTAAAAGGGTACCATCAAACCATGTGTATACAATCAAAAGATAGGTTAACACATGCTTTGGTTAAAAAGAATGGAAAGTACGTAAAAACACCAATAAATGAAGCATTAGACATAGTAGCTAATAAAATGAAAGCGACTATTGAAGAACATGGAAAAGATGCGGTAGCTATGTATACATCAGGGCAATCGACGATTCCTGAAGGGTATGTAGCTTCTAAATTTATGAAGGGTGCCATTGGTACTAATAATTTAGATTGCAATGCTCGTTTGTGTATGGCTAGTGCTGTAGCAGGTTTTTTAACAACATTTGGAGCTGATGAACCAATGGGATGCTATGAAGATTTTGATCATGCCGATTACTATATTACTTGGGGAAATAATATGGCTGAAATGCATCCTGTTTTATTTTCTAGAATGTTAGAAGAAAAAAATAGAAGAGGAGCAAAAATTATAGATTTTGCCACTAGAACAACTCGATCTAGTATGGCAGCAAATAAATCTATTTTATTTGAACCTCAAACAGACTTAGCCGTTGGTAATGCAATTTGTTATGAAATAATTAATAATGGTTGGGTTAATAATTCATTTATTGAAAAGTACTGTAGTTTTAGTAAAGGACTTACTAAAATGGGCTATGGTTTAGAGGATAAATATAAATTTAAAGATAAGCCTACAAAAATTAATTTTGAAGAGTATAAAGCCTTTTTAGAAGACTATTCTCCTGAAAAAGTATCAAAACTTACAAAGGTTTCTGTTAAAGACATTAAATATTTAGCAGCTATATATGGCGATCCAAACAAAAAAGTAATGTCACTTTGGTGCATGGGTGTAAATCAACATACAAGAGGTACATGGATGAATAATATTATTTATAATATTCACTTATTAACAGGAAAAATTTCACAACCTGGTAATAGTCCTTTCTCATTAACAGGGCAGCCTTCTGCATGTGGAACAGCTCGTGAGGTAGGAACATTTACTCATAAACTACCTAAAGGGGTTGTAATGAACCCTAAACATAGGGTAAAAGCAGCTAAAATTTGGAAAGTTCCAGTTGAAAGAATTCCTTCGAAACCAACGTATCATGCTACTGAAATGTTTAGAGCTGTTGATAGGGGAGATATTAAGTTTATTTGGACTCAAGCTGTAAATCCGTTAGTATCCTTACCAAGAACAAGTAGATTTCGTCCAGGAATGGAAAAAGAATCGTGCTTTGTGGTAGTTTCTGATGTATTTCCAACACCAACCTCAGATGTTGCTGATGTCATTTTACCAGCATCTTGGCATATAGAAAAATCTGGATTATACGGTAATTCTGAAAGAAGAACCCAACACTGGAACAAAATGGTGGAAGGACCTGGTGAAACAACACCTGATGCATGGATGTTTATTGAAGTTGCAAAGCGTATGGGCTATGGAGATTTGTTTCCATATTCTAAAGAAAACCATGTAGAAGAAATTTATAATGAATATCGTCAGTTTCATGCTGGTAAAAAGCACAATATGGCACCTTTAGAAGTGTTAAAAAAAGAATCTGGAGCTATTTGGCCTTATGTAGATGGAAAATCTACACAATGGCGTTTTAATGCAAAGTATGATCCAGCTTGCTCTAACGGAAAAGATTTTCATTTTTATGGAAAACCAGATGGAAAAGCGGTTATTTGGCAACGACCATATGAACCAGCACCAGAAGTTCCTGATAATGAATATCCGTTTTGGTTAAACACTGGTCGTGTTATTGAACATTGGCATACAGGCTCTATGACTAGAAGAATACCTGTTTTACATAAAGCTATGCCAAATGCTTATGTAGAGTTTCATCCTGACGATGCTAAACGATTAAACATAAGAAAAGGTGAAAAAGTAAAAGTAAGCTCGCGAAGAGGTTCATGTATTTTACCTGCTTCAATTAATGAGAGAGGTTTACCTACAAAAGGACAAGTATTTGTGCCTTTCTTTGATGAAAACATGTTAATCAATGATGTAACCTTAGATGCATTTTGCCCTATATCAAAAGAGCCAGATTATAAAAAATGTGCTGTTAAAGTAGAAAAAGCATAA
- the dsrP gene encoding sulfate reduction electron transfer complex DsrMKJOP subunit DsrP codes for MRRLKVFGSLVKDSLDVITSGSKKYHLWMAFLTLIMLIGMYCYSIQLEHGLSVTGMTDRVSWGLYISNFTFLVGVAAAAVMLVMPTYVLKDVDFKQAVLIGEGLAVAALIMCLAFVVADMGGPSVLWHMLPFVGVFNFPNSMLTWDVIALNGYLFINLSIPFYILFRHYQGKESKKKVYLPGAIISVFWAVGIHLVTAFLYQGLQAKPFWNTALLGPRFLASAFAAGPALIILVLAIIRTYTEFKIEDKTIKKLALVVTVAAQINLIMLISELFKEFYAPTHHSESAYYLFFGLDGKTALLPWIWTAITLNVIATVLLTFHKLRNNFKVLFFACSILFIAIWIEKGFGLIVPGFIPGPYGKIAEYTPTGIEIGITLGIWAMGALIFTMLARTAICIEIGKIRYKKK; via the coding sequence ATGAGAAGACTTAAAGTTTTTGGAAGTTTAGTTAAAGACAGTCTAGATGTTATTACTAGTGGTTCTAAAAAATACCACTTATGGATGGCATTTTTAACATTAATCATGTTAATAGGAATGTACTGTTATTCGATTCAATTAGAACACGGTTTAAGTGTTACTGGTATGACGGATAGAGTAAGTTGGGGTTTATATATTTCAAATTTTACATTTTTAGTAGGAGTAGCAGCAGCTGCTGTTATGTTAGTAATGCCAACGTATGTATTAAAGGATGTAGATTTTAAACAAGCAGTTTTAATAGGAGAGGGGCTTGCTGTAGCTGCACTTATTATGTGTTTAGCATTTGTAGTAGCTGATATGGGAGGACCATCAGTTTTATGGCATATGCTTCCTTTTGTTGGTGTATTTAACTTTCCTAATTCAATGTTAACTTGGGATGTTATTGCTCTTAACGGGTATTTATTTATAAATTTAAGTATTCCTTTTTATATCTTATTTAGACATTATCAAGGAAAGGAATCTAAAAAGAAAGTGTATTTACCAGGTGCAATAATTTCAGTTTTTTGGGCGGTTGGTATTCACTTAGTTACTGCCTTTCTATACCAAGGATTACAGGCAAAACCTTTTTGGAATACAGCTTTATTAGGACCTCGTTTTTTAGCATCGGCTTTTGCTGCTGGTCCGGCTCTAATTATTTTAGTGTTGGCTATTATTAGAACGTATACCGAATTTAAAATAGAAGATAAAACGATTAAAAAATTAGCTTTGGTAGTTACAGTTGCTGCACAAATTAACTTAATTATGTTAATTTCTGAATTATTTAAAGAGTTTTATGCACCAACTCACCATAGTGAAAGTGCTTATTATTTATTTTTTGGTTTAGATGGTAAAACGGCATTATTACCGTGGATATGGACAGCAATTACACTAAATGTTATAGCAACGGTATTACTTACGTTTCATAAACTTAGAAACAATTTTAAAGTATTATTCTTTGCTTGTAGTATATTATTTATAGCTATTTGGATTGAAAAAGGGTTTGGTTTAATTGTTCCTGGTTTTATACCTGGTCCTTATGGTAAGATTGCAGAATATACTCCAACTGGTATTGAAATTGGTATTACATTAGGTATTTGGGCTATGGGAGCACTTATTTTTACCATGTTAGCACGTACAGCTATCTGCATAGAAATTGGTAAAATACGTTATAAAAAGAAGTAA
- a CDS encoding multiheme c-type cytochrome, whose protein sequence is MRKRLGIISLFIILFISFIVIWNYSYQTGKEEAYIPVRDKKEIVTIPSEAGVFKRSKHAIDYVNMPVDETHQRSLKNYYDNRAYHGAPPSIPHPIDEKQNIGDGSCLKCHENGGFVEKFKAYTPVTPHPELVNCKQCHVEQKKQTLFKAGNYANVIAPKVGVNNALLTSPPTIPHQIQLRENCLACHAGPSAPKEIRVTHPERVNCRQCHVPNDKVTEEIGTFIRNIKTNE, encoded by the coding sequence ATGAGAAAGCGATTAGGTATTATATCATTATTTATAATTCTATTTATATCATTTATTGTTATATGGAATTATAGTTATCAAACAGGTAAGGAAGAAGCATACATTCCTGTAAGGGATAAAAAAGAAATAGTAACAATTCCTTCAGAAGCAGGAGTTTTTAAGCGGTCTAAACATGCTATAGACTATGTTAACATGCCAGTAGATGAGACCCATCAAAGAAGTTTAAAAAACTATTATGATAATAGAGCGTATCATGGCGCACCACCAAGTATTCCTCATCCTATTGATGAAAAGCAGAATATAGGAGATGGTAGCTGTTTAAAATGTCATGAAAATGGAGGCTTTGTTGAGAAATTTAAAGCCTATACACCTGTAACACCACATCCTGAATTGGTGAACTGTAAACAATGTCATGTAGAACAAAAAAAGCAAACTCTATTTAAAGCTGGAAATTATGCAAATGTTATTGCGCCTAAAGTAGGGGTAAACAATGCATTACTTACAAGTCCGCCAACTATTCCACATCAAATACAGTTAAGAGAAAATTGTTTGGCTTGTCATGCAGGACCAAGTGCTCCGAAAGAAATTAGAGTTACACACCCTGAACGTGTAAATTGTCGTCAATGTCATGTACCAAATGACAAAGTAACTGAAGAAATAGGAACATTTATAAGAAACATTAAAACAAATGAATAA
- a CDS encoding cytochrome c3 family protein: protein MNKYQTTYLISFSLLIVLLISSCKHHKDDEYHSITDKIKAKSKHYKGTSITSEKYTDHIKTIEISADGLKFLIPDRKGKIKSYACTECHTKPLKEMQSADIKKAHWNIKLNHANQETMNCTTCHNGKDMNNLKSLTGHTIDFNKSFKLCSQCHQKEYKDWTGGAHGKRIGGWAPPRVSMTCVNCHNPHSPGFDTKWPARFNTEKTKERK, encoded by the coding sequence ATGAATAAGTATCAAACTACATATTTAATAAGCTTTTCTTTATTAATTGTTTTATTAATTTCTTCATGTAAGCATCATAAAGATGATGAATATCATAGTATTACTGATAAAATTAAAGCGAAAAGTAAACACTATAAAGGAACCTCAATTACGTCAGAAAAATATACGGATCATATAAAAACAATTGAAATATCAGCAGATGGACTTAAATTTTTGATTCCTGATAGAAAAGGAAAAATTAAATCATATGCATGTACCGAATGTCACACCAAACCATTAAAAGAGATGCAAAGTGCTGACATAAAAAAAGCACACTGGAATATAAAATTGAATCATGCCAATCAAGAAACAATGAATTGTACCACTTGCCATAACGGAAAAGATATGAACAATTTAAAAAGTTTAACAGGGCATACTATTGATTTTAATAAGAGTTTTAAATTATGTAGCCAATGCCACCAAAAAGAATATAAAGATTGGACAGGTGGCGCGCATGGTAAGCGTATTGGTGGTTGGGCACCTCCAAGAGTTTCTATGACTTGTGTAAATTGTCATAATCCACATTCACCTGGGTTTGATACTAAGTGGCCAGCAAGATTTAATACTGAAAAGACAAAAGAACGTAAATAA
- the ric gene encoding iron-sulfur cluster repair di-iron protein: MATLKEKTVAEYVTENIKTAHIFKKHGIDFCCGGNISIEKACLKNNVNQLILKKELSEVDIVKDIIEDYDKWELDFLMIYIENVHHTYIKENLPLISQYANKVAKVHGHHYIEVTEVNMLFHEVANELIGHLQKEEQILFPFIKQLVIAKKEGSNTVTPPFGTVNNPIQMMEHEHENAGNVFKQIAKLTNNYMPPEGVCNTFKALYAKLDEFEQDLHKHIHLENNILHSKALKLEQEINRQV; this comes from the coding sequence ATGGCAACATTAAAAGAAAAAACAGTTGCTGAATATGTCACTGAAAATATAAAAACGGCTCATATTTTTAAAAAACATGGAATTGATTTTTGTTGTGGAGGAAATATTTCAATTGAAAAAGCCTGCTTGAAGAATAATGTAAATCAATTAATTTTAAAAAAAGAACTTTCTGAAGTAGATATAGTAAAAGATATTATAGAAGATTATGATAAATGGGAATTAGATTTTTTAATGATTTATATTGAAAATGTACATCACACTTATATAAAAGAAAATTTGCCATTGATATCACAGTATGCAAATAAGGTAGCTAAAGTTCATGGACATCATTACATAGAAGTAACAGAAGTAAATATGCTTTTTCATGAAGTAGCAAATGAATTAATAGGGCATTTACAAAAAGAGGAACAAATATTATTTCCGTTTATAAAGCAATTAGTTATTGCTAAAAAAGAAGGAAGTAATACAGTTACTCCACCATTTGGGACTGTAAATAATCCAATACAAATGATGGAGCATGAGCATGAAAATGCGGGAAATGTTTTTAAACAAATAGCAAAGCTTACAAATAATTACATGCCACCAGAAGGAGTTTGTAATACATTTAAGGCTTTATATGCTAAATTGGACGAATTTGAACAAGATTTGCATAAACATATACACTTAGAAAACAATATTTTGCATTCAAAAGCACTCAAACTAGAACAAGAAATTAATAGACAAGTATAA